A stretch of Zymoseptoria tritici IPO323 chromosome 1, whole genome shotgun sequence DNA encodes these proteins:
- the RPE1 gene encoding ribulose-phosphate 3-epimerase (ribulose-phosphate 3-epimerase; phosphoribulose epimerase; erythrose-4-phosphate isomerase; phosphoketopentose 3-epimerase; xylulose phosphate 3-epimerase; phosphoketopentose epimerase; ribulose 5-phosphate 3-epimerase; D-ribulose phosphate-3-epimerase; D-ribulose 5-phosphate epimerase; D-ribulose-5-P 3-epimerase; D-xylulose-5-phosphate 3-epimerase; pentose-5-phosphate 3-epimerase) yields MAPPAIIAPSILSADFGALGKACSDTIGHGADWLHVDIMDGHFVPNMTFGAPVVTMVRPHVDRPKEAFGKGTFDCHMMIAEPKKWVKDFKKAGCDLYCFHYEAAISSTAAETPEGHSDEKTSPKELIRYIHDQGLRAGIAIKPKTPVDVLYDILDNPNKDEVPDMALIMTVEPGFGGQKFMPEMMPKVEALRKRYPDLNIEVDGGLSEKTIDTAADAGANVIVAGSAVFGAKDPGQVIEALRQAVEKRR; encoded by the exons ATGGCACCGCCAGCGATTATCGCGCCCTCCATCCTGAGCGCGGACTTTGGCGCCTTGGGCAAGGCATGCTCGGACACAATAGGACATGGCGCGGATTGGCTACATGTGGATATCATGGACGGGCATTTTGTGCCAAACATGACCTTTGGTGCTCCTGTGGTGACAATGGTCCGGCCGCATGTGGACCGACCGAAGGAGGCCTTCGGAAAGGGAACCTTCGATTGCCATATGATGATCGCTGAG CCCAAAAAGTGGGTGAAAGACTTCAAGAAGGCCGGCTGTGATCTATACTGCTTCCACTACGAGGCCGCGATATCGTCGACCGCAGCAGAAACGCCGGAGGGTCATAGCGATGAAAAGACCAGTCCCAAGGAGTTGATCAGATACATCCACGATCAAGGACTGAGAGCTGGCATTGCGATCAAGCCCAAGACTCCTGTAGACGTGCTCTACGACATTCTAGACAACCCGAACAAGGACGAGGTGCCCGAT ATGGCCCTTATCATGACTGTCGAACCTGGATTTGGCGGGCAGAAGTTCATGCCGGAGATGATGCCCAAGGTGGAGGCACTTCGAAAGCGGTATCCCGATCTGAACATTGAAGTTGATGGTGGTCTCAGTGAGAAGACTATCGATACTGCTGCTGATGCGGGTGCAAACGTGATTGTGGCTGGAAGTGCCGTCTTTGGCGCCAAAGACCCAGGCCAAGTCATCGAAGCGCTTCGTCAAGCTGTTGAAAAGCGGCGGTGA